Proteins found in one Populus alba chromosome 14, ASM523922v2, whole genome shotgun sequence genomic segment:
- the LOC118041706 gene encoding monothiol glutaredoxin-S6, whose protein sequence is MDVLNVLIQEKPVVIFSKSSCCMSHSVETLIRGFGANPTVYNLDRIPNGQQIERALMQLGFRQSVPAVFIGQQLVGNERNVMSLHLQNQLVPLLIQAGAIWI, encoded by the coding sequence ATGGATGTGTTGAATGTATTGATTCAAGAAAAGCCAGTGGTGATTTTCAGCAAGAGTTCTTGCTGCATGAGCCACTCTGTCGAGACACTTATACGAGGATTTGGAGCGAATCCAACAGTTTATAACCTCGACAGAATTCCAAATGGACAACAAATTGAAAGGGCATTAATGCAGCTTGGGTTTCGACAGAGTGTACCTGCTGTGTTCATAGGCCAACAGCTGGTTGGTAATGAAAGGAATGTGATGAGCCTCCATCTTCAGAACCAGCTAGTCCCATTGCTTATACAAGCAGGTGCTATTTGGATTTAG